From the Fibrobacter sp. UWB11 genome, one window contains:
- the dinD gene encoding DNA damage-inducible protein D has translation MAKKEIVTYSQQTFENIKHTDENGTEFWYARELQTALEYAQWRRFQESIVRAKTACEASGLDVEDHFADVGKMITLAKGAQREIADIKLSRYACYLIVMNGDPRKEVIALGQTYFAVKTRQKEISDSAAQLSEDEKRLAIRDEVTIRNKFLASSAKAAGVETPVDYAVFQNRGYQGLYNGLGMKDIHKRKGLKKNEQILDHMGATELAANLFRITQTDDKLRRENIKGKEQANETHYAVGKKVRQTIAELGGTMPENLPTPKISAKKLKQERKKAIADK, from the coding sequence ATGGCTAAAAAAGAAATTGTCACTTATTCTCAGCAGACGTTCGAGAATATCAAGCACACCGACGAAAATGGAACTGAATTCTGGTATGCAAGGGAACTGCAAACGGCTCTTGAATATGCCCAGTGGCGCCGTTTTCAAGAATCGATTGTCCGTGCAAAAACCGCCTGTGAGGCCAGCGGGTTGGATGTTGAGGATCATTTTGCCGACGTCGGCAAAATGATAACCCTCGCTAAAGGTGCCCAGCGTGAAATCGCCGATATCAAGCTTTCCCGTTACGCTTGTTACCTGATTGTGATGAACGGAGACCCCCGCAAAGAAGTGATTGCCCTGGGTCAAACATATTTTGCTGTTAAAACCCGGCAGAAGGAAATTTCGGACTCTGCGGCACAGCTTTCGGAAGACGAAAAGCGCTTGGCTATTCGTGACGAAGTGACCATTCGCAACAAATTCCTTGCCAGTTCTGCAAAGGCGGCCGGTGTTGAAACGCCTGTGGATTACGCCGTGTTCCAAAATCGCGGTTATCAGGGACTTTACAACGGGTTGGGAATGAAGGATATTCACAAGCGCAAGGGACTCAAGAAAAACGAACAGATCCTGGACCACATGGGTGCCACCGAACTTGCGGCGAATCTGTTCCGTATCACGCAAACAGACGACAAACTCCGTCGTGAAAACATCAAGGGGAAGGAGCAGGCGAACGAAACCCATTATGCCGTTGGCAAAAAAGTCCGCCAGACGATTGCCGAACTTGGCGGCACAATGCCTGAAAACCTCCCCACGCCCAAAATCAGTGCCAAAAAGTTGAAACAGGAGCGCAAGAAAGCCATTGCTGATAAATGA
- a CDS encoding response regulator has translation MAENLIPLTTNILDAVGIGLWAVEIDEGCAPRMIANETMLKLLGLSEGVSGEDIFHAWFDNIDPEHFAEVKAYVDKMSAGQAAEIQYPWHSPDGRVRFVRCGGNRNFDYKKGVRLEGWHKDITELALIQKTAEDELRQEITTMDLDTKRERLQSALNEKLYGKAILDKAYSYFKVNLSEGNIYRPFIQIVEGKSVDVSESFGTDFPSYDAVIRKIADQLVDKEYRKAFVQHLSAKTLIDQFQKGDSIPEYTCRFYSPHIGWHYSRFVCYVSKNEILNEYQAMMVAYNVSEQQKQDAAIRDCIDVLYKENRSRDAVEELLSTLASFYAADRAYILESDKERQTLSSTYEWCRKGVRPNKADLQRIPIVFFKPWIDSVGDMDAVYLDSQNDEYGVWDRLYRELPVQDVKSISASTIVSDEERFGVLVLDNPKESQKNFAVLKLVAGFAENEINRRKRMDEDAAVTSLLASDYSCIFYCDLEADLVTAHKLNANIQKMLGTSLGEKTYSGAIDFIANKVVSPENVDFVIRKLSVKNLKPLLQKKGVTSFEYVNYADRFCECKVVAVNKKQRAFVIGFADKDEQIRTARMHQKKIEQDLEIIDILASEYSSVYYIDLEKDSITPYSMNKESESLFGSRFRSGVLYSKAFEEYVNGVVWERDRQMMREAGAIENIKRELSLRKTFITTYRGNVDGRPHYCEMKFVKVGNELDSPKAVALGFAEKDDLILKDFVNDILYDDYVSIYFVNVEDNSFRTIKSSNVSWVEKRPLYSTYSGEVKKISGIVSDDFKQDWLKLSNLFYVQKFLKDADQREQEFKIESGEWLRARFTTIERNEENEVVSFVLSFMLLSDDQVEKLELDAKIAEQNDLLEKQQVMLQKALSMAQSSDRAKTAFLSNMSHDIRTPMNAIVGFTGLAMAHIDEKDVVLDYLKKLGQSSNHLLSLINDVLDMSRIESGKMMLSENAEDLVDIIDTLKDIVQADVDAKHLEFEVKTDIHNSGIMCDKLRLNQVLLNVLSNAIKYTQAGGSVMMQVEEKESSKPGFAMFVFRISDNGMGMNEEFLKTIYEPFTRANSSTVSGIQGTGLGMSITKNIVEMMGGDIEIFSEENKGTEVILSIEFKLHYKNKEGMKNSVATSDFAGRKILLVEDNEMNRQIASDILADCGFVVFTAENGKEAVELIKKSMPKQYDLILMDVQMPIMDGFAATRAIRELPARYQSRIPIVAMTANAFEEDRKAALDAGMDEHISKPIDIDKMKYILSKFIKK, from the coding sequence ATGGCTGAAAATTTGATTCCCTTGACGACAAATATTCTGGATGCTGTTGGCATCGGTCTTTGGGCTGTTGAAATCGATGAAGGTTGCGCCCCACGGATGATCGCCAACGAAACGATGCTGAAATTGCTCGGCCTTTCGGAAGGTGTTTCTGGGGAAGATATTTTTCATGCCTGGTTCGATAACATTGATCCGGAACATTTTGCCGAAGTGAAGGCGTATGTCGATAAGATGAGCGCTGGTCAGGCGGCTGAAATTCAGTACCCATGGCATTCTCCCGATGGTCGAGTTCGTTTTGTCCGTTGTGGAGGGAACCGTAATTTTGATTATAAAAAAGGTGTACGGCTTGAAGGCTGGCACAAGGATATTACCGAGCTTGCGTTAATCCAGAAAACGGCAGAAGATGAACTGCGTCAAGAAATCACGACGATGGACTTGGATACCAAGCGTGAGCGTTTGCAGAGTGCCCTGAACGAAAAGTTGTACGGAAAGGCAATTCTTGATAAAGCTTACAGTTATTTCAAGGTGAACCTTTCCGAAGGAAATATCTACCGGCCGTTTATTCAAATTGTCGAAGGAAAGTCGGTCGATGTGAGCGAATCGTTTGGCACTGATTTTCCGTCATACGATGCTGTTATACGAAAAATTGCAGATCAACTTGTCGATAAGGAATACAGGAAGGCTTTTGTCCAGCACCTCTCGGCCAAGACGCTTATTGACCAGTTCCAGAAGGGCGATTCAATCCCGGAATATACTTGCAGATTCTATTCGCCGCACATTGGCTGGCACTACAGCCGCTTTGTCTGCTATGTTTCAAAGAATGAAATCTTGAACGAGTACCAGGCAATGATGGTCGCGTACAACGTTTCGGAACAGCAAAAGCAAGATGCTGCCATTCGTGACTGTATCGATGTTCTTTATAAGGAAAACCGTTCAAGGGATGCTGTCGAGGAACTGCTTTCAACGCTCGCTTCTTTTTATGCGGCTGATAGGGCTTACATTCTCGAAAGCGACAAGGAAAGGCAAACTCTTAGCAGTACGTATGAATGGTGCCGCAAGGGTGTAAGGCCCAACAAGGCGGACCTTCAACGTATTCCGATAGTATTCTTTAAACCATGGATAGATTCCGTGGGGGACATGGACGCCGTCTATCTCGATTCGCAAAATGACGAGTATGGCGTTTGGGATAGGTTGTATAGAGAGTTGCCGGTTCAAGATGTAAAGAGTATAAGCGCCTCGACAATTGTTTCTGACGAAGAACGTTTTGGAGTTCTTGTTCTCGATAATCCGAAGGAATCGCAGAAAAATTTTGCAGTGCTAAAGCTAGTGGCAGGATTTGCCGAAAACGAAATCAACCGCCGGAAACGCATGGATGAAGATGCTGCAGTGACGTCGCTTTTGGCCTCGGATTATTCGTGCATTTTCTATTGCGACCTAGAAGCGGACTTGGTGACTGCACACAAGCTCAATGCAAATATCCAGAAAATGCTCGGCACCTCGCTTGGCGAAAAGACTTATAGCGGTGCCATTGATTTTATTGCAAATAAGGTTGTCTCTCCTGAAAATGTCGACTTTGTTATCAGAAAACTTTCTGTTAAAAATTTAAAGCCGCTTCTCCAGAAAAAAGGCGTCACGAGCTTTGAGTATGTCAACTATGCCGATCGGTTCTGTGAATGTAAGGTTGTTGCCGTAAACAAAAAGCAAAGGGCTTTTGTGATTGGATTTGCCGACAAGGATGAGCAAATCCGTACGGCGCGCATGCACCAGAAAAAGATTGAACAGGATCTTGAAATTATCGATATTTTGGCATCGGAGTATTCTTCGGTCTACTACATTGATCTTGAAAAAGATTCCATTACACCTTATTCCATGAACAAGGAATCGGAATCGCTTTTCGGTAGCCGCTTCCGCTCGGGTGTATTGTATTCTAAGGCTTTTGAAGAATATGTAAATGGTGTTGTCTGGGAACGCGACCGCCAGATGATGCGTGAGGCTGGCGCTATAGAAAACATTAAGCGCGAACTTTCCTTGAGAAAAACGTTTATTACAACGTATCGCGGTAATGTCGATGGTCGTCCGCATTATTGCGAAATGAAATTTGTAAAGGTCGGGAACGAACTCGATAGCCCCAAGGCTGTGGCGCTTGGTTTTGCCGAAAAGGATGATTTGATTCTCAAGGACTTTGTGAACGATATCCTTTATGACGATTACGTGTCCATTTACTTTGTGAATGTCGAGGATAATTCTTTCCGTACTATCAAGTCTTCGAATGTCTCGTGGGTGGAAAAACGCCCCCTGTATAGCACCTACTCTGGTGAAGTCAAGAAAATCAGTGGCATAGTTTCGGATGATTTTAAACAGGATTGGCTAAAGCTTTCGAACCTCTTCTATGTGCAGAAGTTCTTGAAAGATGCCGACCAGCGTGAACAGGAATTTAAGATTGAAAGTGGCGAATGGCTGCGCGCCAGGTTTACGACGATTGAACGTAACGAAGAAAACGAAGTCGTTTCCTTTGTGCTTTCGTTTATGCTCTTGAGTGATGACCAGGTCGAAAAACTTGAACTCGATGCGAAAATTGCCGAGCAGAATGATTTGCTTGAAAAGCAACAGGTCATGTTGCAAAAAGCACTTTCGATGGCGCAGTCCTCTGACCGCGCAAAGACGGCTTTTCTCTCGAATATGAGCCACGATATCCGTACGCCGATGAATGCGATTGTCGGTTTTACCGGGCTTGCGATGGCGCATATCGACGAAAAGGACGTTGTACTGGATTACTTGAAAAAGCTTGGACAAAGTTCGAATCATTTGCTTTCGCTGATTAATGACGTGTTGGATATGAGCCGCATTGAATCGGGCAAGATGATGCTTTCGGAAAATGCCGAAGATCTCGTTGATATTATTGATACGCTCAAGGACATTGTTCAAGCGGATGTCGATGCAAAGCATCTTGAGTTTGAAGTGAAAACCGATATCCATAATTCGGGAATCATGTGCGACAAGCTTCGCTTGAATCAAGTGCTCCTGAATGTGCTTTCGAATGCAATTAAGTACACGCAGGCTGGCGGCTCCGTTATGATGCAGGTCGAAGAAAAGGAATCGTCAAAGCCGGGCTTTGCGATGTTTGTGTTCCGCATCAGCGATAATGGCATGGGCATGAACGAAGAATTCCTGAAGACCATTTACGAACCGTTTACGCGTGCGAATTCTTCGACGGTGAGCGGTATCCAGGGAACAGGCCTTGGCATGTCCATCACCAAGAATATCGTGGAAATGATGGGTGGCGATATTGAAATCTTTAGCGAAGAAAATAAGGGTACAGAAGTTATACTGAGTATTGAATTCAAGCTCCACTATAAAAATAAAGAAGGAATGAAGAATTCCGTTGCCACGTCTGATTTTGCGGGTCGAAAAATTTTGCTTGTCGAGGACAACGAAATGAACCGCCAAATTGCAAGCGATATCCTTGCCGATTGTGGTTTTGTGGTGTTCACGGCTGAAAATGGAAAAGAAGCTGTTGAATTGATAAAGAAGTCGATGCCCAAGCAGTATGATCTTATCCTAATGGATGTGCAGATGCCTATCATGGATGGCTTTGCCGCAACACGTGCGATTAGAGAACTCCCGGCGCGTTACCAGTCCCGTATACCGATTGTTGCGATGACTGCAAATGCTTTTGAGGAAGATCGCAAGGCTGCGCTTGATGCGGGTATGGATGAACACATATCCAAACCGATAGACATTGATAAAATGAAGTATATTTTGTCCAAGTTCATTAAAAAGTGA
- the eno gene encoding phosphopyruvate hydratase has product MASLIKSVVARQILDSRGNPSLEVDVTLENGVTGHAAVPSGASTGEREACELRDGDKSKFLGKSVYKAVDNVNKKIAKKIIGMDPSKQTEVDDAMIELDGNRMLKNTLGANAILGVSMAVCVAAAKDAGLPLYQYIAKLHGTEKLTLPCPMCNVINGGAHSSAPIDFQEFMIAPVGAKTFSKGLQMVTEIFHALKAVLKKGGFDTTVGDEGGFAPGVAIKPAKNKFGYEIKDVMTLEKALAALKTATENAGYVFGKDIKIALDVASSEFCDKETEKEGSKAVTYTFKKSTKKTVKSADMVKLYEKLIDKYSIFSIEDGLDEADWAGWKVLTDKLGGKINLVGDDLFVTNPTIFDEGIKAGIANAILIKVNQVGSVSETLAAIKRAQVEGYAPIVSHRSGETEDTFIADLAVGTAAGQIKTGSLSRTDRVCKYNRLLRIEEELGKAAVYAGDPRKNCKAAKAPAKKAACKKACKKA; this is encoded by the coding sequence ATGGCTTCTTTAATTAAATCCGTTGTTGCCCGCCAGATTCTTGACTCTCGCGGCAATCCCTCTCTCGAAGTTGATGTTACCCTCGAAAACGGTGTGACCGGTCACGCTGCTGTTCCGAGTGGTGCTTCCACCGGTGAACGCGAAGCATGCGAACTCCGCGACGGTGACAAGAGCAAGTTCCTCGGCAAGAGCGTTTACAAGGCCGTGGATAACGTGAACAAGAAGATTGCAAAGAAGATCATCGGCATGGATCCGTCCAAGCAGACTGAAGTTGATGACGCTATGATCGAACTCGACGGCAACCGCATGCTCAAGAACACGCTCGGTGCAAACGCTATCCTCGGCGTTTCCATGGCTGTCTGCGTTGCTGCTGCTAAGGATGCTGGCCTTCCGCTTTACCAGTACATTGCTAAGCTCCATGGCACTGAAAAGCTCACCCTCCCGTGCCCGATGTGCAACGTGATCAACGGTGGTGCTCACTCTTCCGCTCCGATCGACTTCCAGGAATTCATGATCGCTCCGGTTGGCGCTAAGACTTTCTCCAAGGGTCTCCAGATGGTGACCGAAATCTTCCACGCTCTTAAGGCTGTCCTCAAGAAGGGTGGTTTCGATACGACGGTTGGTGACGAAGGTGGCTTTGCTCCGGGCGTTGCTATCAAGCCGGCTAAGAACAAGTTCGGTTACGAAATCAAGGACGTGATGACCCTCGAAAAGGCTCTCGCTGCTTTGAAGACCGCTACTGAAAACGCTGGTTACGTTTTCGGCAAGGACATCAAGATCGCTCTTGACGTTGCTTCTTCCGAATTCTGCGACAAGGAAACTGAAAAGGAAGGCTCCAAGGCTGTTACCTACACGTTCAAGAAGAGCACCAAGAAGACTGTCAAGTCTGCTGACATGGTCAAGCTCTATGAAAAGCTCATCGACAAGTACTCCATCTTCTCCATTGAAGACGGTCTCGATGAAGCTGACTGGGCAGGTTGGAAGGTTCTTACTGACAAGCTCGGTGGCAAGATCAACCTCGTGGGTGACGACCTGTTCGTGACCAACCCGACCATCTTCGACGAAGGCATCAAGGCTGGCATCGCTAACGCTATCCTTATCAAGGTGAACCAGGTCGGTTCTGTTTCTGAAACCCTCGCTGCTATCAAGCGCGCTCAGGTTGAAGGCTATGCTCCGATCGTTTCTCACCGTTCTGGCGAAACCGAAGACACCTTCATTGCTGACCTCGCCGTCGGTACTGCCGCTGGCCAGATCAAGACTGGTTCCCTCTCTCGTACGGACCGCGTCTGCAAGTACAACCGCCTCCTCCGCATCGAAGAAGAACTCGGCAAGGCTGCTGTCTACGCTGGCGACCCGCGCAAGAACTGCAAGGCTGCTAAGGCTCCGGCCAAGAAGGCTGCTTGCAAGAAAGCTTGCAAGAAGGCTTAA
- a CDS encoding GntR family transcriptional regulator, with the protein MTVEDFCKWIESVGYKDGDRLPSVREVAASSGASTFTIFRAYKKLASQGKIYAEHGNGYFWGAKPKIDVSAHELETERVERLLLEDWKSGKISVNRPLPSIKDMCQSYATTLGTMRRTLESLHAKGTLERKGQGRYYFVDARLAVSKTKEILLIMRCNPNGDFNCLGERELSFMQKVYVEAHRNNLNVKALGYFEEEGAFLDACGSRIRLEDCRECFGAIVSTMLVFNINKLFAKLATTRFPVAVWWEHPLYDIPRALKKEKRFAFFNLAFGEFPGRIVGRFLKKKGLTRIAFVSPYHMSMWSRDRLKGLKNVGLEVFEATDASHASPYDFMQEPRAHARYRQILMSLVKKIPPVDAWVVSNDRVGVELISLANQGKILHPPYMVSFDNSTDSYRNRLDSFEFNVETLAEQSVFHLVSPGITLYKTGDFRELSGHVVEK; encoded by the coding sequence ATGACAGTCGAAGATTTTTGCAAGTGGATTGAATCTGTTGGCTATAAGGATGGGGACCGGCTCCCGTCCGTGCGCGAGGTGGCGGCGTCTTCGGGGGCGTCGACGTTCACCATTTTCCGTGCTTACAAGAAGCTGGCGTCTCAGGGGAAGATTTATGCAGAACACGGCAACGGCTACTTTTGGGGGGCAAAGCCAAAAATCGATGTGTCTGCGCATGAACTCGAAACGGAACGCGTAGAGCGATTGCTGCTGGAGGACTGGAAGTCGGGAAAGATTTCGGTTAATCGCCCGCTTCCATCAATCAAGGACATGTGTCAGTCTTATGCGACGACGTTGGGAACCATGCGGCGTACACTGGAATCATTGCATGCAAAGGGAACTTTGGAACGCAAGGGGCAAGGTCGTTATTATTTTGTCGATGCCCGGTTGGCGGTTTCTAAGACAAAAGAAATCCTCCTGATTATGCGTTGCAACCCTAACGGGGATTTTAATTGTCTTGGCGAACGCGAACTTTCGTTTATGCAAAAAGTGTATGTGGAGGCGCATCGCAATAACTTGAACGTAAAGGCGCTGGGCTATTTCGAGGAGGAAGGCGCATTCCTAGATGCTTGCGGCAGCCGCATCAGGCTTGAAGATTGCCGTGAATGTTTTGGCGCGATTGTCTCGACGATGCTCGTGTTCAATATTAATAAGTTATTTGCAAAGCTTGCAACGACGCGTTTTCCTGTGGCTGTGTGGTGGGAACACCCGCTGTACGACATCCCGCGTGCGCTAAAAAAAGAAAAGCGATTTGCATTTTTTAACCTCGCCTTTGGTGAGTTCCCGGGACGCATTGTCGGGCGTTTTCTGAAGAAAAAAGGCTTGACGCGAATTGCCTTTGTTTCGCCTTACCACATGAGCATGTGGTCGAGGGACCGCTTGAAAGGTCTCAAGAATGTGGGGCTTGAGGTGTTCGAAGCGACTGATGCCTCGCATGCGAGCCCTTATGACTTTATGCAGGAACCGCGTGCACATGCCCGTTATAGACAAATTTTAATGTCGCTCGTGAAAAAAATCCCGCCTGTGGATGCGTGGGTTGTTTCTAACGACAGGGTCGGAGTTGAGCTTATTTCGCTTGCGAACCAGGGCAAGATTTTGCACCCGCCTTACATGGTTTCGTTCGACAATTCTACGGACAGCTACCGCAATCGTCTGGATTCCTTTGAGTTCAATGTGGAAACGCTTGCAGAACAGTCCGTGTTTCACTTGGTTTCGCCTGGAATTACCTTGTATAAAACAGGCGATTTCCGTGAACTCTCGGGGCATGTTGTAGAGAAGTAA
- a CDS encoding ribose-phosphate pyrophosphokinase: protein MSDRFIVTGNFTDDPFAIDMAQYIGLREDISDVVSLKTFANSEFCPRYMLDVDDMERIGRRLEGKIVLICSVSNHERSRNDYAMRNCILARAAKDNGAEQVVLVEPDLFYSAQDRGPHRIGELEKDRPDIDLKKFDGQAFTSLLYAQLLKTAGVDAVVTCHNHSIKVQNLFNDVFEGHFHNLIPTDVYAHYIKNSNFVQTGKDGNNLVIVSPDKGARPFMNAVYDALQLPECKRVVMDKVRTGEREISMTFNPELSDISIEEIEGKDVIVFDDMVRTGTTIVQCCEHIKKGHPNRVCFGVTHFHTSAEAREKLNSPAIDEILTTSTLPDIMNRDCQGRLRKKLTVLKLGKWIARHVMQMYGMDDGRFEKDFYKIDMSSKNPRWPPAFF from the coding sequence ATGTCAGATCGTTTTATCGTGACCGGTAACTTTACCGATGATCCGTTTGCCATCGACATGGCTCAGTACATCGGCCTCCGTGAAGATATCTCCGACGTGGTCTCCCTGAAGACTTTCGCCAACTCCGAATTCTGCCCCCGCTACATGCTGGATGTGGACGATATGGAACGTATCGGCCGCCGCTTGGAAGGCAAGATTGTCTTGATTTGCTCTGTTTCGAACCACGAACGCAGCCGTAACGATTACGCTATGCGTAACTGTATCCTCGCTCGCGCCGCAAAGGATAACGGTGCCGAACAGGTCGTTCTCGTGGAACCGGATTTGTTCTATAGCGCTCAGGACCGTGGTCCGCACCGCATTGGCGAACTTGAAAAGGATCGCCCGGACATCGACCTCAAGAAGTTCGACGGTCAGGCATTCACGAGCCTCCTTTACGCCCAGCTTTTGAAGACCGCTGGCGTCGATGCCGTTGTGACTTGCCACAACCACAGCATCAAGGTCCAGAACCTTTTCAACGACGTTTTCGAAGGTCACTTCCACAACTTGATTCCGACCGACGTTTACGCTCACTACATCAAGAACAGCAACTTTGTTCAGACCGGTAAGGATGGCAACAACCTCGTTATCGTTTCCCCGGACAAGGGTGCACGTCCGTTCATGAACGCTGTATACGATGCTCTCCAGCTTCCGGAATGCAAGCGCGTTGTTATGGACAAGGTTCGTACTGGTGAACGCGAAATTTCCATGACCTTCAACCCGGAACTTTCCGACATCAGCATCGAAGAAATCGAAGGCAAGGACGTGATCGTATTCGACGACATGGTCCGCACGGGTACAACGATCGTTCAGTGCTGCGAACACATCAAGAAGGGCCACCCGAACCGCGTTTGCTTCGGCGTGACGCACTTCCACACCAGTGCCGAAGCCCGTGAAAAGCTCAATAGCCCGGCTATCGACGAAATTCTCACGACCTCCACGCTTCCGGATATCATGAACCGTGACTGCCAGGGTCGTCTTCGCAAGAAACTCACTGTCTTGAAACTTGGCAAGTGGATTGCTCGCCACGTGATGCAGATGTACGGCATGGACGACGGACGTTTCGAGAAGGACTTCTACAAGATCGATATGTCCTCCAAGAACCCGCGTTGGCCGCCTGCATTCTTCTAA
- a CDS encoding AAA family ATPase, with amino-acid sequence MFSIDCIEVLRNCDPILRKNVVPGKFYFNDRYKEDCSEKNPNSLINKQPDFFEKNINIQAIVGKNGSGKSTLLDLVLMAINNFSYMFERGNERPGADELLYVDGLYVDLFFSIDYEEYERTACLCCHGKDEIKLTMDALKIETLGVEFSGFEKKFAIDEIERNVAEKTDEQKGLKNSEIAKLATRFFYTIVSNYSMQSYISSNYRRNVFRFFCKQKEDSCVADDRSIGEECWIDPIFHKNDGYIRSAVLNPYRHEGTVNLAREMFLSKERLTALLIYGEKAGKTIFVPYHFKSMKIAKNKKIEKKFKEYFEKMYLIYLTTYDSVDGMPIRFQRPQTELELEEWTGKKTERSQKLEKIRAMLTSSRSIFYSEIVSIYNLTTLTQAAKESILYITLKILKIVDIYPFYQKYKASFEFDKEQFIFIKKDSALFKEMMDKITTDNSHITKKIRRTINYIKVYDCCLPEEIDDIFFKTKVTSNSLNDVDDCLPPPFFDYELYVNKVENGEKVNDKPIPYNQLSSGEIQLLQTLSIHAYHIGNLLSVPNGRIQYKNINLIFDELEVCLHPEYQCQFIYRLVEMLKALRKDDESIYFNVIIITHSPFVLSDIPLKQILFLEDGMQKNKKLKTFGGNVGEMLYDSFFMDSTIGKFAEEKIKEIVRCIYNGVLSKEDTVVKDVFNCIGDPVLKTLACEVRKRND; translated from the coding sequence ATGTTTAGTATAGATTGTATAGAAGTTCTTCGCAACTGTGATCCTATTTTACGCAAGAATGTTGTACCAGGAAAATTTTACTTTAATGATCGATACAAAGAGGATTGCTCTGAAAAAAATCCTAATTCGCTAATCAATAAGCAGCCTGATTTCTTTGAAAAGAATATTAACATTCAAGCCATTGTCGGAAAAAATGGAAGTGGGAAAAGCACGCTTTTGGATTTAGTGCTTATGGCTATAAATAATTTTTCTTATATGTTTGAACGAGGTAATGAGCGTCCGGGGGCTGACGAACTATTATATGTTGACGGTCTTTATGTCGATTTGTTTTTTTCAATTGATTATGAAGAATACGAAAGAACGGCTTGTTTATGTTGCCACGGAAAAGACGAAATTAAGCTCACAATGGATGCTCTCAAAATAGAAACACTCGGAGTAGAGTTTTCCGGTTTTGAAAAAAAATTTGCAATTGATGAGATTGAAAGAAACGTTGCTGAAAAAACTGATGAACAAAAAGGATTGAAGAATTCTGAAATTGCAAAATTAGCGACTCGTTTTTTCTATACCATTGTGTCAAACTATTCAATGCAGTCTTACATATCTAGTAATTACAGAAGGAATGTTTTTCGTTTTTTTTGTAAACAAAAAGAAGACTCGTGTGTAGCTGATGATAGATCAATTGGTGAAGAATGTTGGATTGATCCGATTTTTCATAAAAATGATGGGTATATTAGATCTGCGGTTTTGAATCCATACCGGCATGAAGGAACTGTTAATTTAGCGCGAGAAATGTTTTTGTCAAAAGAACGCTTGACTGCGTTGCTTATTTATGGGGAAAAAGCAGGTAAGACAATATTTGTTCCTTATCATTTTAAATCAATGAAGATTGCAAAGAATAAAAAAATTGAAAAAAAATTCAAAGAATATTTCGAAAAAATGTATTTGATATATTTAACGACTTACGATAGTGTAGACGGTATGCCAATTAGATTTCAAAGACCTCAAACTGAGCTTGAATTAGAAGAATGGACGGGGAAAAAAACAGAAAGATCGCAAAAATTAGAAAAAATCAGAGCCATGCTTACAAGTAGTAGAAGCATTTTCTATAGTGAAATTGTAAGTATTTATAATTTAACTACTTTAACACAGGCTGCCAAAGAAAGTATTTTGTATATAACATTGAAAATTCTTAAAATAGTAGACATCTATCCTTTTTATCAAAAATACAAAGCCTCCTTTGAGTTTGATAAAGAGCAATTTATCTTTATAAAAAAAGATTCTGCGTTATTTAAAGAAATGATGGATAAAATAACGACTGACAATTCTCATATAACAAAGAAAATAAGACGAACTATTAATTATATAAAAGTTTATGACTGTTGTTTGCCAGAAGAAATTGATGATATTTTTTTTAAAACGAAAGTTACATCTAATTCATTGAATGATGTCGATGATTGTTTACCGCCCCCTTTCTTTGATTATGAATTGTATGTTAATAAAGTAGAAAATGGGGAAAAGGTAAATGATAAACCTATACCATATAATCAATTAAGTTCTGGTGAAATTCAATTGCTACAGACCTTGTCAATTCATGCGTATCATATTGGTAATTTGTTGAGTGTGCCCAATGGTCGAATACAGTATAAAAATATAAATCTTATTTTTGATGAATTGGAAGTGTGTCTGCATCCCGAGTACCAATGTCAATTCATTTATCGACTTGTTGAAATGCTAAAAGCGTTGCGGAAAGACGATGAATCTATTTATTTTAATGTAATAATAATTACTCATTCTCCGTTTGTTCTTTCCGATATTCCGCTAAAGCAAATACTCTTCTTAGAAGATGGAATGCAAAAAAATAAAAAATTGAAAACTTTTGGTGGCAATGTTGGTGAAATGCTGTATGATTCGTTCTTTATGGATAGCACTATAGGAAAGTTTGCTGAAGAGAAAATAAAGGAAATTGTCAGGTGTATTTACAATGGTGTATTATCAAAAGAAGATACTGTAGTAAAAGATGTCTTCAACTGTATCGGTGATCCTGTTTTGAAAACTCTTGCATGCGAAGTGAGAAAAAGAAATGATTAA